In Mustela erminea isolate mMusErm1 chromosome 8, mMusErm1.Pri, whole genome shotgun sequence, a genomic segment contains:
- the ALPI gene encoding intestinal-type alkaline phosphatase, which translates to MEPFTARDKVLPRLKPRWLVLQLEPKFWPSSGSSLPRVLAKPPSRHPTGMQGVWVLLLLLLLGLRPRLALGAFPVEEEDPAFWNRQAAQALDTAKKLQPIQTAAKNLILFLGDGMGVPTVTATRILKGQINGKLGPETPLAMDHFPYLALSKTYNVDRQVPDSAGTATAYLCGVKANYQTIGVSAAARLNQCKTTRGNEVTSVMKRAKKAGKSVGVVTTTRVQHASPAGTYAHVVNRNWYSDSDMPTKALEEGCQDIAQQLISNVDIDVILGGGRKYMFPKGTPDPEYPSDTRQNGVRLDGRNLVQEWLAKYQGARYVWNRSALMEASQDPSVTHLMGLFEPGDTKYEIYRNTTQDPSLMEMTEVAVRLLSRNPRGFYLFVEGGRIDHGHHDGTAYLALTEAVMFDSAIDKASQITSEQDTLTLVTADHSHVFSFGGYTLRGSSIFGLAPSIALDNKTYTSILYGNGPGGLYALTGTSRPDVKDSQSRDPTYKQQAVAPLASETHGGEDVAVFARGPQAHLVHGVQEQSFVAHVMAFAACLEPYTDCGLPPSASPNDAAPPGPAGAPLSLPLLAGALLLGLLAGCPARGPGGHHARGVPLRATTRPDPAAHTFLGLGLHSTLGTRTRACPGARKTVASSHPAKDPARWPRRLLGPGCSTIHHGHSWGPVLLHREETLTQNGETCPKSLSC; encoded by the exons ATGGAGCCTTTTACAGCCAGGGACAAAGTCCTGCCCAGACTAAAGCCCAGGTGGCTTGTACTGCAGCTTGAACCCAAGTTCTGGCCCTCCTCGGGTTCCAGCCTGCCCAGAGTCCTAGCTAAGCCGCCCTCCCGCCACCCCACAGGCATGCAGGGGGTctgggtgctgctgctgctgctgctgctgggcctgAGGCCACGGCTGGCCCTTGGCGCCTTCCCAG TGGAGGAGGAGGACCCAGCCTTCTGGAACCGCCAGGCGGCGCAGGCCTTGGACACTGCGAAGAAGCTGCAGCCCATCCAGACAGCTGCTAAGAACCTCATTCTCTTCTTGGGGGATG GGATGGGAGTGCCCACAGTGACAGCCACTCGGATCCTAAAGGGGCAAATAAATGGCAAACTGGGACCTGAGACACCCCTGGCCATGGACCACTTTCCGTACCTGGCTCTATCGAAG ACGTACAACGTGGACAGACAGGTGCCAGACAGTGCAGGCACAGCCACAGCCTACCTGTGCGGGGTCAAGGCCAACTACCAGACCATTGGTGTGAGTGCAGCCGCCCGCTTGAACCAGTGCAAGACAACGAGGGGCAATGAAGTCACTTCCGTGATGAAGCGGGCCAAGAAAGCAG GGAAGTCAGTCGGGGTGGTGACCACCACGAGAGTGCAGCACGCCTCCCCAGCTGGCACATACGCCCATGTAGTGAACCGCAACTGGTACTCAGACAGCGACATGCCCACCAAGGCGCTGGAGGAGGGATGCCAGGACATCGCCCAGCAGCTCATCTCCAACGTGGACATTGAT GTGATCCTGGGTGGAGGCCGAAAGTACATGTTCCCCAAGGGGACTCCAGACCCTGAGTATCCAAGTGACACCAGACAGAATGGAGTCAGGTTGGATGGGCGGAACTTGGTGCAGGAGTGGCTGGCCAAGTACCAG GGTGCCCGGTATGTGTGGAATCGCTCGGCACTCATGGAGGCATCCCAGGACCCCTCTGTAACACACCTCATGG GCCTCTTCGAGCCGGGAGACACAAAGTATGAGATCTACCGAAACACAACCCAGGACCCGTCCCTGATGGAGATGACAGAGGTGGCAGTGCGCCTGCTAAGCAGGAACCCCCGTGGCTTCTACCTCTTCGTGGAGG GAGGCCGCATCGACCACGGTCATCATGACGGCACGGCTTATCTGGCACTGACCGAGGCGGTCATGTTTGATTCCGCCATCGACAAGGCCAGCCAGATCACAAGCGAGCAGGACACCCTGACCCTTGTCACCGCTGACCACTCTCACGTCTTCTCTTTTGGTGGCTACACACTGCGGGGGAGCTCCATTTTCG GGCTGGCCCCCAGCATAGCCCTAGACAACAAGACCTACACCTCCATCCTTTACGGCAACGGCCCCGGCGGCCTATACGCGCTCACGGGGACCTCCCGGCCCGACGTCAAGGACAGCCAGAGCA GGGACCCCACTTACAAGCAGCAGGCCGTGGCGCCCCTTGCCTCCGAGACTCACGGCGGCGAAGACGTGGCGGTGTTCGCGCGCGGCCCGCAGGCGCACCTGGTGCACGGCGTTCAGGAGCAGAGCTTCGTGGCGCACGTCATGGCCTTCGCCGCCTGCCTCGAGCCCTACACCGACTGCGGCCTGCCGCCCTCGGCCTCCCCCAACGACGCCGCGCCCCCCGGCCCGGCCGGTGCGCCTCTGTCGCTGCCGCTGCTGGCGGGGGCGCTGttgctggggctgctggcag GTTGCCCTGCCCGAGGACCAGGCGGGCACCATGCCAGAGGTGTCCCCCTCAGGGCCACGACTCGACCGGACCCCGCAGCACACACGTTTCTAGGCCTCGGTCTTCACAGCACCTTGGGGACGAGGACTCGGGCATGTCCGGGTGCCCGGAAAACTGTGGCTTCCTCTCACCCCGCAAAGGACCCTGCAAGGTGGCCGAGGAGACTGCTGGGGCCGGGTTGCAGTACCATCCACCATGGCCACTCCTGGGGCCCAGTACTATTACACAGAGAGGAGACGCTGACACAGAATGGAGAGACTTGTCCCAAGTCACTTAGCTGCTGA